A genomic stretch from Nerophis ophidion isolate RoL-2023_Sa linkage group LG14, RoL_Noph_v1.0, whole genome shotgun sequence includes:
- the LOC133568661 gene encoding GTP-binding protein 4-like, translating to MALYNFKKIMVVPTAKDFIDITLSKTQRKTPTVVHKHYQIHRIRHFYMRKVKFTQQNYHDRLTQILTDFPKLDDIHPFYADLMNVLYDKDHYKLALGQINIAKNLIDNVAKDYVRLMKYGDSLYRCKQLKRAALGRMCTILKRQKSSLEYLEQVRQHLSRLPTIDPNTRTLLLCGYPNVGKSSFINKVTRADVDVQPYAFTTKSLFVGHMDYRYLRWQVVDTPGILDHPLEERNTIEMQAITALAHLRAAVLYVMDTSEQCGHTLQEQMELFSNIRPLFANKPLIIVANKCDVMKISELSEENQKMFTDLTAEGIPVIESSTLTDEGIIQVKNEACDRLLVHRVDNKMKSKKVHDVLNRLHLAMPAKRDDKVRPPFIPEGALLRKKAMEVDAPKRKLEKDLEQELGDDYVLDLQKYWDLMNEEEKYDKIPEVWEGHNIADFIDPDILKKLDDLEKEEGLKEQAGEYDSDDESEDEDMQEIRIMAKQIREKKHLMIVASKEKDVHGPRMPRTSTKVERKTLEKEMGDLGLDMSNKDNSHYAEQARRSRSVTRKRKREVSAPPASKTRSQSASRPPRDQSGLRDAKMVKKAKKMMKNSQKDMNRHGKKGEGDRHVFDLKPKHLLAGKRKSGTTDRR from the exons ATGGCACTTTATAACTTCAAGAAAATCATGGTGGTTCCCACCGCCAAG GATTTCATCGACATCACTTTATCCAAAACGCAACGGAAGACACCCACGGTGGTACACAAGCATTACCAGATCCACCGCATCAGACACTTTTACATGCGCAAAGTGAAGTTCACCCAGCAGAACTACCATGACCGGCTCACACAGATCCTCACCGACTTCCCAAAACTGGAC GACATTCATCCCTTTTATGCGGACCTGATGAACGTGTTGTATGACAAAGACCATTACAAGCTGGCTTTGGGGCAGATCAACATTGCTAAGAATCTGATTGACAA CGTGGCCAAAGATTATGTACGCCTAATGAAGTATGGAGATTCTCTTTATCGATGCAAGCAGCTGAAAAGAGCTGCGCTGGGTCGCATGTGCACCATATTGAAGCGACAGAAGTCCAGTCTGGAGTATCTGGAGCAAG TGCGTCAACATTTGTCCCGTTTGCCCACCATCGACCCAAACACGAGGACACTGCTCCTGTGTGGATACCCTAATGTAGGAAAGTCCAGTTTCATCAACaag GTGACTCGGGCAGATGTGGACGTTCAACCATATGCCTTCACCACCAAGTCACTGTTTGTGGGTCACATGGACTACAGATACCTGCGCTGGCAG GTGGTGGACACCCCAGGGATCCTGGACCACCCCCTGGAGGAGAGGAACACCATCGAGATGCAGGCCATCACAGCGCTGGCTCACCTGCGAGCGGCTGTCCTCTATGTGATGGACACGTCAGAGCAGTGCGGACACACTTTGCAGGAACAGATGGAGCTCTTCAGCAACATCAGACCTCTGTTTGCCAACAAG CCTCTCATCATCGTGGCCAACAAGTGTGACGTGATGAAGATCAGTGAGCTGTCTGAGGAGAACCAG AAAATGTTTACAGACTTGACAGCTGAGGGCATCCCTGTCATTGAGTCCAGTACACTAACAGACGAGGGCATCATTCAGGTGAAAAATGAG GCCTGCGACCGCCTCCTCGTCCATCGTGTGGACAACAAAATGAAAAGCAAGAAGGTCCATGACGTCCTCAACAGGCTGCATCTAGCCATGCCCGCAAAAAGAGACGATAAG GTGAGACCTCCATTCATCCCTGAGGGAGCTTTGCTGCGTAAGAAGGCCATGGAGGTGGACGCACCCAAGCGCAAACTG GAGAAAGATCTGGAGCAGGAGCTTGGCGATGACTACGTCCTGGACCTTCAGA AATATTGGGACCTGATGAATGAAGAGGAGAAGTATGATAAAATCCCAGAGGTTTGGGAAGGCCATAACATTGCTGACTTTATCGACCCAGAcatcctgaag AAACTTGACGACTTGGAGAAGGAGGAGGGGCTAAAGGAGCAGGCCGGCGAGTACGACTCAGACGACGAGAGCGAGGACGAGGACATGCAGGAGATCCGCATCATGGCCAAGCAGATCCGTGAGAAGAAGCACCTCATGATCGTAGCGTCCAAAGAAAAGGACGTGCACGGGCCCCGCATGCCCAGGACGTCCACCAAG GTTGAGAGAAAAACATTAGAGAAGGAGATGGGAGACCTCGGACTGGACATGAGCAACAAGGACAAT AGTCACTACGCCGAGCAGGCCCGGCGCTCCCGCAGCGTCACCAGGAAGCGAAAACGGGAAGTTTCAGCGCCACCAGCTTCCAAAACACGCAGCCAGAGCGCCTCTCGTCCTCCTCGGGACCAGTCTGGATTACGAGACGCAAAG ATGGTGAAAAAGGCAAAGAAGATGATGAAGAACTCTCAGAAGGACATGAACCGCCATGGCAAGAAGGGCGAGGGAGACCGACATGTGTTTGACCTCAAACCCAAACATCTCCTGGCGGGAAAGAGGAAGTCGGGCACCACAGATCGCAGATGA